A window of the Streptomyces sp. JB150 genome harbors these coding sequences:
- a CDS encoding YiaA/YiaB family inner membrane protein: MSDKQQNTAAFYGQAVASFAVAMAATAIGIYRLDADPWVRAFLAIAVLYLVTSAFTLAKVIRDRQESARFPTRPERGV; this comes from the coding sequence ATGAGTGACAAGCAGCAGAACACGGCCGCGTTCTACGGCCAGGCCGTCGCCTCCTTCGCCGTCGCCATGGCGGCCACCGCCATCGGCATCTACCGGCTGGACGCCGACCCGTGGGTGCGCGCCTTCCTCGCGATCGCCGTCCTCTACCTCGTCACCTCCGCCTTCACCCTCGCCAAGGTCATCCGCGACCGCCAGGAGTCCGCACGCTTCCCGACCCGCCCCGAGCGGGGCGTCTAA
- a CDS encoding 3-keto-5-aminohexanoate cleavage protein yields MVQVCLNGSRGAADGAAVPLTPEAMAREAARAVTAGATDVHVHPKTPCGRDTLSPRVVAVTLEAIRARVTVPVGVTTGAWSEPDPAARLAQVRDWTVLPDHASVNWHEPGAGELAAALLERGVGVEAGIWSGTDGAARFLRSPLAPRVLRVLAEITDPDPGTAPRTARALLSALAARPAPDGPRILLHGENATTWPVLRLAARLGLATRIGLEDTLTLPNGQPATSNEELVRAAVREYAGARRGAGR; encoded by the coding sequence ATGGTGCAGGTCTGTCTGAACGGAAGCCGGGGCGCCGCCGACGGGGCGGCGGTGCCGCTGACGCCGGAGGCGATGGCCCGGGAGGCCGCGCGGGCCGTCACGGCGGGGGCCACGGACGTGCACGTCCACCCCAAGACACCGTGCGGCCGGGACACACTGTCCCCGCGCGTGGTCGCGGTGACGCTGGAGGCGATCCGCGCGCGGGTCACGGTGCCGGTCGGGGTGACCACGGGCGCGTGGTCCGAACCCGACCCGGCGGCCCGGCTCGCACAGGTGCGCGACTGGACCGTGCTGCCCGACCACGCCTCGGTCAACTGGCACGAGCCGGGCGCCGGGGAACTGGCCGCCGCGCTGCTGGAACGCGGGGTCGGCGTCGAGGCGGGCATCTGGTCCGGGACGGACGGAGCCGCCCGCTTCCTCCGCTCGCCGCTCGCGCCTCGCGTGCTGCGCGTGCTCGCGGAGATCACGGACCCGGACCCCGGCACGGCCCCGCGGACCGCGCGGGCCCTCCTGTCCGCCCTCGCCGCCCGCCCCGCCCCGGACGGACCGCGCATCCTCCTCCACGGCGAGAACGCCACCACCTGGCCCGTCCTGCGCCTCGCCGCCCGCCTCGGCCTGGCCACCCGCATCGGCCTGGAAGACACCCTGACCCTGCCGAACGGCCAACCGGCCACCTCGAACGAGGAGTTGGTCCGGGCGGCAGTACGGGAATACGCCGGGGCGAGGAGGGGCGCCGGACGCTGA
- a CDS encoding MaoC family dehydratase, with amino-acid sequence MAEPRIFAGPDELKSAVGEQLGYTDWLEIDQKRIDLFAEATGDHQWIHVDPEKAAAGPFGTTIAHGYLTLSLLPLFGPQLIKVEGVKMGVNYGTNKVRFPAPVPVGSRLRATATITGVEDVTGGVQVTVAFTVEREGGDRPVCVAESVARYYL; translated from the coding sequence ATGGCAGAGCCGAGGATCTTCGCAGGGCCCGACGAGCTGAAGTCGGCGGTGGGCGAGCAGCTGGGGTACACCGACTGGCTGGAGATCGACCAGAAGCGGATCGATCTCTTCGCGGAGGCCACCGGCGACCACCAGTGGATCCACGTCGACCCGGAGAAGGCCGCCGCCGGCCCGTTCGGGACGACCATCGCGCACGGCTATCTGACCCTGTCGCTGCTGCCGCTGTTCGGCCCGCAGCTGATCAAGGTCGAGGGCGTGAAGATGGGCGTCAACTACGGGACCAACAAGGTCCGCTTCCCCGCCCCGGTGCCGGTCGGCTCCCGGCTGCGCGCCACCGCGACGATCACCGGTGTCGAGGACGTGACCGGGGGTGTCCAGGTGACCGTCGCGTTCACCGTGGAGCGCGAGGGCGGCGACAGGCCGGTGTGCGTCGCCGAGTCGGTGGCCCGCTACTACCTCTGA
- a CDS encoding acyl-CoA dehydrogenase family protein — protein MNLELSEEQTAVRQLARDFVAREIAPNTVAWDRAEEVDRGIVKKLGEVGFLGLTIDEEYGGSGGDHLAYCLVTEELGRGDSSVRGIVSVSLGLVAKTVAAWGSAEQKRRWLPGLTSGELVGCFGLTEPGTGSDAGSLTTRAVRDGDHYVVNGTKMFITNGTWADVVLLFARSTDAPGHKGVSAFLVPTDTPGLTRRTIHGKLGLRGQATAELVLEDVRVPASAMLGEEGTGFSVAMSALAKGRMSVAAGCVGIAQAALDAAVRYAGEREQFGKPIAHHQLVQELISDIAVDVDAARLLTWRVADLIDRGLPFAVESSKAKLFASEAAVRAANNALQVFGGYGYIDEYPAGKLLRDARVMTLYEGTSQIQKLLIGRALTGVSAF, from the coding sequence GTGAACCTGGAGCTCAGCGAGGAACAGACCGCCGTACGGCAGCTCGCCCGGGACTTCGTGGCGCGCGAGATCGCCCCGAACACCGTCGCCTGGGACCGGGCCGAGGAGGTCGACCGGGGCATCGTGAAGAAGCTCGGCGAGGTCGGCTTCCTCGGGCTGACGATCGACGAGGAGTACGGCGGCTCGGGCGGTGACCACCTCGCGTACTGCCTGGTCACCGAGGAGCTGGGGCGCGGCGACTCCTCCGTGCGCGGCATCGTCTCGGTCTCCCTGGGCCTGGTCGCCAAGACCGTCGCGGCCTGGGGGAGCGCGGAGCAGAAGCGGCGCTGGTTGCCCGGGCTGACCTCCGGGGAGCTCGTCGGCTGCTTCGGCCTCACCGAGCCCGGCACCGGCTCCGACGCGGGCAGCCTCACCACCCGCGCGGTGCGCGACGGCGACCACTACGTCGTCAACGGCACCAAGATGTTCATCACCAACGGCACCTGGGCCGACGTCGTCCTGCTCTTCGCCCGCTCCACGGACGCCCCCGGCCACAAGGGCGTCAGCGCGTTCCTCGTACCCACCGACACCCCCGGCCTGACCCGCCGCACCATCCACGGCAAGCTCGGCCTGCGCGGCCAGGCCACCGCGGAACTCGTCCTGGAGGACGTCCGCGTGCCCGCCTCCGCGATGCTGGGCGAGGAGGGCACGGGCTTCTCGGTCGCCATGTCGGCCCTCGCCAAGGGACGGATGTCGGTGGCGGCGGGCTGCGTCGGCATCGCGCAGGCCGCCCTCGACGCGGCGGTGCGCTACGCGGGCGAGCGCGAGCAGTTCGGCAAGCCCATCGCCCACCACCAGCTGGTCCAGGAACTGATCAGCGACATCGCCGTCGACGTGGACGCCGCCCGGCTGCTGACCTGGCGGGTCGCCGACCTGATCGACCGTGGCCTGCCGTTCGCGGTGGAGTCCTCCAAGGCCAAGCTGTTCGCCTCCGAGGCCGCCGTCCGCGCCGCGAACAACGCCCTCCAGGTCTTCGGCGGCTACGGCTACATCGACGAGTACCCGGCGGGCAAACTCCTGCGCGACGCCCGCGTGATGACCCTCTACGAGGGCACCAGCCAGATCCAGAAGCTGCTGATCGGGCGGGCGCTGACGGGGGTCTCGGCGTTCTGA
- a CDS encoding TetR/AcrR family transcriptional regulator, with product MSTAEETAGGEVQPWAEVTPDAARRLLVAAVEAFAERGYHATTTRDIAGRAGMSPAALYIHYKTKEELLHRISRIGHEKALDILRTAARREGSARERLADAVGSFVRWHAGGRTTARVVQYELDSLGEDARAEILALRRQCDAEVRRIIEDGVASGEFDVLDVKGTTLAVLSLCIDVARWFNVDGPWTPDEVGALYADLVLRMVGVK from the coding sequence ATGAGTACGGCGGAGGAGACGGCCGGCGGCGAGGTGCAGCCGTGGGCCGAGGTCACCCCTGACGCGGCCCGGCGATTGCTGGTCGCCGCCGTGGAGGCCTTCGCCGAGCGCGGCTACCACGCCACCACGACCCGCGACATCGCGGGCCGCGCGGGGATGAGCCCGGCCGCGCTCTACATCCACTACAAGACCAAGGAAGAGCTGCTGCACCGCATCAGCAGGATCGGGCACGAGAAGGCCCTGGACATCCTGCGCACGGCGGCCCGCCGCGAGGGCAGCGCGCGCGAGCGGCTGGCCGACGCCGTCGGCTCCTTCGTCCGCTGGCACGCGGGCGGCCGGACCACCGCACGGGTCGTCCAGTACGAGCTGGACTCGCTCGGTGAGGACGCCCGCGCGGAGATCCTCGCCCTGCGCCGCCAGTGCGACGCCGAGGTGCGGCGGATCATCGAGGACGGTGTGGCCTCCGGCGAGTTCGACGTGCTCGACGTGAAGGGCACCACGCTCGCCGTGCTGTCGCTGTGCATCGACGTCGCCCGCTGGTTCAACGTCGACGGACCCTGGACCCCCGACGAGGTCGGCGCGCTCTACGCCGACCTCGTGCTGCGGATGGTGGGGGTCAAGTAG
- the soxR gene encoding redox-sensitive transcriptional activator SoxR translates to MPQIPEKIHELTVGQLSARSGAAVSALHFYESKGLISSRRTSGNQRRYSRDTLRRVAFIRAAQRVGIPLATVREALAELPEERTPTREDWARLSEAWRSELDERIRQLNRLRDHLTDCIGCGCLSLDTCVLSNPGDVFGEHLTGSRLFPERTGARGRGTHRPPHDHATPRRSEQTESRTRG, encoded by the coding sequence GTGCCGCAGATTCCAGAGAAGATCCACGAGCTCACCGTCGGCCAGCTCTCCGCGCGCAGCGGTGCCGCCGTCTCCGCCCTGCACTTCTACGAGTCCAAGGGCCTGATCAGCAGCCGCCGCACCAGCGGCAACCAGCGCCGCTACAGCCGGGACACCCTGCGCCGCGTCGCCTTCATCCGCGCCGCGCAACGCGTCGGCATCCCGCTGGCCACGGTCCGCGAGGCCCTCGCCGAACTCCCCGAGGAGCGCACCCCCACCCGCGAGGACTGGGCCCGGCTGTCCGAGGCCTGGCGCTCCGAACTCGACGAGCGCATCAGGCAGCTCAACCGGCTGCGCGACCACCTCACCGACTGCATCGGCTGCGGCTGCCTGTCCCTGGACACCTGCGTCCTGTCCAACCCCGGCGACGTCTTCGGCGAACACCTCACCGGCTCCCGCCTGTTCCCCGAACGCACGGGTGCACGCGGGCGCGGGACGCACCGCCCCCCACACGACCACGCGACACCCCGCCGATCCGAACAGACGGAGTCCCGCACACGCGGCTAG